One Alkaliphilus sp. B6464 genomic window carries:
- a CDS encoding ABC transporter ATP-binding protein, whose translation MLKLENVSKSYSSGNVKAVDNVSFEVKPGEIFGFLGPNGAGKTTTLKMIVGLLKPDAGNIFINGLDFQEHSIEVKKMISYVPDNHEVYERLTGIEYLNFMGDMYGISKDIRSKKINECLELFELKDAAGDLIKSYSHGMKQKIVLIGALLNDPEVFILDEPLVGLDPKSAFKLKEIMRDRCDAGKSVFFSTHVLEVAEKLCDRIAIIRKGQIIACGTMEELRQQSESKQSLENIFLELTE comes from the coding sequence ATGCTAAAATTAGAAAATGTTAGTAAGTCTTATAGTAGTGGAAATGTAAAAGCGGTTGATAATGTTAGTTTTGAAGTAAAGCCTGGTGAAATATTTGGTTTTCTAGGACCAAATGGAGCTGGTAAAACTACAACCTTAAAAATGATAGTAGGACTCTTGAAGCCTGATGCAGGGAATATTTTTATAAATGGGCTAGATTTTCAAGAACATTCTATAGAAGTAAAAAAGATGATTAGCTATGTTCCGGATAATCATGAAGTATATGAAAGGTTAACAGGAATAGAGTATTTAAACTTTATGGGAGATATGTACGGTATTTCAAAGGATATAAGAAGTAAGAAAATAAATGAGTGTTTAGAGCTCTTCGAATTAAAAGATGCTGCAGGAGATTTAATTAAAAGTTATTCCCATGGAATGAAGCAAAAGATTGTTTTAATAGGAGCTTTACTAAATGATCCAGAGGTTTTTATATTAGATGAGCCTCTAGTTGGACTTGATCCCAAGTCTGCTTTTAAGTTAAAGGAAATAATGAGGGATAGATGTGATGCAGGAAAGTCCGTGTTTTTCTCCACTCATGTATTGGAAGTGGCAGAAAAACTTTGCGACAGAATAGCTATTATACGAAAAGGTCAAATTATTGCTTGTGGAACTATGGAGGAACTAAGACAGCAATCTGAAAGTAAACAGTCGTTAGAAAATATCTTTTTGGAGTTGACAGAGTAA